A region from the Citrobacter koseri ATCC BAA-895 genome encodes:
- a CDS encoding NarK family nitrate/nitrite MFS transporter produces the protein MSHSSAPERASGAVITEWRPEDPAFWEQRGHRVASRNLWISVPCLLLAFCVWMLFSAVAVNLPKVGFNFTTDQLFMLTALPSVSGALLRVPYSFMVPLFGGRRWTAFSTGILVIPCVWLGFAVQDTSTPFSTFILISLLCGFAGANFASSMANISFFFPKQKQGGALGLNGGLGNMGVSVMQLVAPLVVSLSVFAVFGSHGVEQPDGSQLYLANAAWIWVPFLAIFTLAAWFGMNELATSKASLKDQLPVLKRGHLWMMSLLYLATFGSFIGFSAGFAMLSKTQFPEVQILHYAFFGPLIGALARSAGGAISDRLGGTRVTLVNFVLMAIFSALLFLTLPSNGQGGSFIAFFVVFLALFLTAGLGSGSTFQMISVIFRKLTMDRVKAEGGSEEKALREAATDTAAALGFISAIGAIGGFFIPKAFGTSLALTGSPVDAMKVFLIFYIACVVITWAVYGRHSKK, from the coding sequence ATGAGTCACTCATCTGCCCCCGAAAGGGCATCTGGAGCTGTAATCACAGAATGGCGGCCGGAAGATCCCGCTTTCTGGGAACAGCGTGGTCATCGTGTTGCCAGCCGCAACCTGTGGATTTCCGTCCCCTGTTTGCTGCTGGCGTTTTGTGTATGGATGTTATTCAGCGCTGTCGCGGTGAATTTACCGAAGGTCGGTTTTAACTTCACCACCGATCAGCTGTTCATGCTGACCGCCTTGCCGTCTGTTTCTGGCGCATTACTGCGTGTGCCATACTCCTTTATGGTTCCTCTGTTTGGCGGCCGCCGCTGGACGGCGTTCAGCACCGGGATTCTGGTCATTCCTTGCGTATGGTTAGGTTTTGCCGTGCAGGATACCTCCACGCCGTTTAGCACCTTTATTCTGATTTCTCTGCTGTGCGGTTTTGCCGGCGCGAACTTTGCCTCCAGCATGGCTAACATCAGCTTCTTCTTTCCAAAACAGAAACAGGGCGGCGCGCTGGGTCTGAACGGCGGTTTAGGCAACATGGGCGTGAGCGTTATGCAACTGGTCGCGCCGCTGGTGGTCTCGTTGTCTGTCTTTGCCGTATTTGGCAGTCACGGTGTGGAACAGCCGGACGGTTCGCAGCTGTATCTGGCGAACGCCGCCTGGATTTGGGTGCCGTTCCTGGCCATTTTCACCCTGGCCGCCTGGTTCGGTATGAATGAGCTGGCGACCTCGAAGGCTTCGCTGAAAGATCAGTTGCCGGTACTTAAACGTGGGCACCTGTGGATGATGAGCCTGCTGTATCTGGCGACGTTCGGTTCATTCATCGGCTTCTCCGCCGGGTTTGCGATGCTGTCTAAAACACAGTTCCCGGAAGTACAGATCCTGCATTATGCCTTCTTCGGCCCGTTAATCGGCGCGCTGGCCCGTTCTGCGGGCGGGGCAATTTCCGACCGTCTGGGCGGAACGCGGGTGACGCTGGTTAACTTTGTGCTGATGGCGATTTTCAGCGCCTTACTGTTCCTGACCTTGCCTTCTAACGGCCAGGGCGGCAGCTTTATCGCCTTCTTCGTTGTCTTCCTGGCGCTGTTCCTGACTGCCGGGCTGGGCAGTGGGTCTACTTTCCAGATGATCTCCGTTATTTTCCGCAAGCTGACGATGGACAGGGTTAAAGCGGAAGGGGGTTCTGAAGAGAAAGCGCTGCGTGAAGCCGCGACCGATACCGCAGCCGCATTGGGCTTTATCTCTGCGATTGGCGCAATCGGCGGTTTCTTTATTCCGAAAGCATTCGGGACATCTCTGGCATTAACCGGCTCACCGGTCGATGCGATGAAAGTGTTCCTGATTTTCTATATCGCCTGCGTAGTCATCACCTGGGCGGTATACGGACGTCATTCTAAAAAATAA